One window of Novosphingobium sp. P6W genomic DNA carries:
- a CDS encoding flavin reductase family protein, with protein sequence MTQTMIDPTDFRSAMADFPSGVTVVTTLDEKGALVGFTASAFSSLSMDPPLVLVCPALSSATYPHLVRNQRFAIHILGADQQDLAMAFASKGADKVSALDWGMSDLGNPLLKGATCVLECTLWREYEGGDHAILVGQVQRIDRAEGGVLLYHRGKMTNHAVAGVEA encoded by the coding sequence ATGACACAGACCATGATCGACCCGACCGACTTCCGTAGTGCGATGGCAGACTTCCCCTCTGGCGTTACCGTCGTCACCACTCTGGATGAAAAAGGCGCGCTGGTAGGCTTTACTGCCAGTGCCTTTTCCTCGCTGTCGATGGACCCGCCGCTGGTGTTGGTGTGCCCGGCGCTTTCGTCGGCGACCTATCCGCACCTCGTGCGCAACCAGCGTTTCGCCATTCACATCCTGGGCGCGGATCAGCAGGATCTGGCCATGGCCTTCGCCTCCAAGGGCGCGGACAAGGTTTCAGCGCTGGACTGGGGCATGAGCGACCTTGGCAATCCGCTGCTTAAGGGCGCGACCTGCGTTCTGGAATGCACGTTGTGGCGGGAATACGAAGGCGGCGACCACGCGATCCTGGTCGGACAGGTGCAGCGCATCGACCGCGCAGAGGGCGGCGTGCTGCTATACCATCGCGGCAAGATGACCAACCACGCCGTGGCAGGGGTGGAGGCATGA
- a CDS encoding carboxymuconolactone decarboxylase family protein yields MTDIPGGPRPRGDKFEAGLATRREVLGDAYVDKALDGADDFNWAMQELTTKFCWDEIWNRPGLDRRSRSILNLGMIAALNRGHEFKAHIRGALNNGLTREEIREVLLQIAVYVGIPAGVDSFRMAREVFAEIDAQD; encoded by the coding sequence ATGACTGACATTCCCGGCGGCCCCCGCCCACGCGGCGACAAGTTCGAGGCAGGCCTTGCCACGCGCCGCGAAGTGCTGGGCGATGCCTATGTCGACAAGGCACTGGATGGCGCTGACGATTTCAACTGGGCCATGCAGGAACTCACCACCAAGTTCTGCTGGGACGAGATCTGGAATCGGCCGGGCCTGGACCGCCGCAGTCGCTCGATCCTCAATCTGGGCATGATCGCCGCGCTGAACCGTGGGCATGAATTCAAGGCCCACATCCGCGGCGCGTTGAACAACGGCCTGACCCGCGAGGAAATCCGCGAAGTGCTGCTCCAGATCGCGGTCTACGTGGGCATCCCGGCAGGCGTCGACAGCTTTCGCATGGCCCGCGAGGTTTTCGCCGAGATCGACGCACAGGACTGA
- a CDS encoding NAD-dependent succinate-semialdehyde dehydrogenase, with protein MTIQSLYPYRDLAYVGGVWTKGEQTLPVTNPATGEVIAQVAHLGAAEAQAAIDAAEAAQAEWRARPAGERADILLRWYALMLEHKDALAAILTAEQGKPLAEARGEIVYAASFVRWFAEEARRIDGEVINAPRADQRILVWKEPVGVVAAITPWNFPAAMVTRKVAPALAAGCAIVVKPAPETPLTALALAALAEEAGLPAGVFSVVTGDALAIGGAFMDSVVVRKLSFTGSTGVGRTLYEQAAPTLKRLSLELGGNAPFIVFDDADVDAAVEGAMLGKYRNAGQTCVCVNRFLVQTAVHDLFVERLRQRVEGLVVGNGTNDGVTIGPLINARAVEKVEQHVADAIARGGRLIAGGERKEGLFYQPTLIADVPRDALVASEETFGPLAAVIRFETEEEAIRLANDTEFGLAAYAYTRDIGRAMRVAGALEYGMVGLNEAAISTEVAPFGGIKASGMGREGSHHGIEDYLELKYVMMGGL; from the coding sequence ATGACGATCCAGTCGCTGTATCCTTATCGTGATCTGGCTTATGTTGGCGGCGTCTGGACCAAGGGCGAACAGACGCTACCTGTCACCAACCCTGCCACCGGCGAAGTGATCGCCCAGGTTGCGCATCTGGGCGCGGCAGAGGCACAGGCGGCGATCGACGCTGCCGAGGCGGCCCAAGCCGAATGGCGCGCCCGCCCTGCCGGTGAACGCGCGGACATCCTGCTGCGCTGGTATGCACTGATGTTGGAGCATAAGGACGCATTGGCCGCGATCCTCACCGCCGAACAGGGCAAACCGCTGGCCGAAGCGCGCGGCGAGATCGTCTACGCCGCCAGCTTCGTGCGCTGGTTCGCCGAGGAAGCCCGCCGCATCGACGGCGAGGTCATCAACGCCCCGCGCGCCGATCAGCGCATTCTGGTGTGGAAGGAACCGGTCGGCGTCGTCGCCGCGATCACCCCTTGGAACTTCCCTGCTGCGATGGTGACGCGCAAGGTTGCGCCGGCCCTTGCGGCGGGCTGCGCGATCGTGGTGAAACCCGCGCCGGAAACCCCGCTTACGGCGTTGGCGCTTGCTGCGCTGGCGGAAGAGGCCGGGCTTCCTGCGGGCGTGTTCAGCGTTGTCACCGGCGATGCTCTCGCTATCGGCGGCGCCTTCATGGATAGCGTGGTAGTGCGCAAGCTGTCGTTCACCGGCTCCACGGGCGTCGGCAGGACGCTGTACGAGCAGGCTGCACCCACGCTCAAGCGCCTGTCGCTGGAACTGGGCGGCAATGCGCCGTTCATCGTGTTCGACGATGCCGATGTGGACGCCGCCGTCGAAGGTGCGATGCTGGGCAAGTACCGCAATGCCGGTCAGACCTGCGTATGCGTCAACCGCTTCCTTGTGCAAACCGCCGTCCACGACCTGTTCGTGGAACGCTTGCGCCAGCGGGTAGAAGGCCTTGTCGTCGGCAATGGCACCAACGACGGCGTCACTATAGGCCCGCTCATCAATGCGCGCGCGGTGGAGAAGGTCGAGCAGCACGTGGCGGACGCCATCGCGCGCGGCGGCAGGCTGATTGCGGGCGGTGAGCGCAAGGAAGGCCTGTTCTATCAGCCCACGCTGATCGCCGACGTTCCGCGCGATGCGCTTGTAGCCAGCGAGGAAACCTTCGGGCCGCTTGCTGCGGTGATCCGCTTCGAAACGGAAGAAGAGGCGATCCGCCTTGCCAACGACACCGAGTTCGGCCTTGCCGCCTACGCCTATACCCGCGACATCGGCCGCGCCATGCGCGTGGCCGGGGCACTGGAATACGGCATGGTTGGGTTGAACGAGGCGGCGATCTCCACCGAGGTCGCACCGTTTGGCGGCATCAAGGCTTCAGGCATGGGGCGTGAGGGATCGCATCATGGCATCGAAGACTATCTGGAACTGAAATACGTGATGATGGGCGGGCTTTAA
- a CDS encoding LLM class flavin-dependent oxidoreductase, translated as MKFSIFLHMERYDASVSYHDLFEQLLELCDMAEAGGMDKVWIGEHHAMEYTISPNPIPLLSAVAGRTSRIRLGAGTFIAPFWHPIRMAGESALLDVISNGRAEVGLARGAYQFEFDRMLNGESATDGGKYLREMVPLLQPLWEGDVEHDGEIWKFPSSTSVPKPVQARMPLWIAARDPDSHKFAVANGCNVMVTPLAKGDAEVADLITKFEDAIAAAPHITERPKIMVLQHAHVHTGDDDWRAAAEGISVFFRSFGSWFLNKTPPVNGFQTAVPPINAERFPEYVPETLRRNVMIGKPAEMIERLKSYEALGVDEYSIWVDNSLSFEEKRDSLRLFIDEVLPAFSENGGD; from the coding sequence ATGAAGTTCTCGATCTTTCTTCATATGGAACGCTACGACGCCTCGGTTTCGTACCACGACCTCTTCGAACAGTTGCTTGAGTTGTGCGACATGGCCGAGGCCGGCGGCATGGACAAAGTCTGGATCGGCGAGCACCACGCGATGGAATACACCATCTCGCCCAACCCCATTCCCCTGCTCTCCGCCGTGGCTGGCCGCACCAGCCGCATTCGCCTTGGCGCCGGCACCTTCATCGCGCCGTTCTGGCATCCGATCCGCATGGCGGGCGAATCCGCGCTGCTGGACGTGATCAGCAACGGCCGCGCCGAGGTGGGCCTTGCTCGCGGGGCCTACCAGTTCGAATTCGACCGCATGCTCAACGGCGAATCCGCGACCGACGGCGGCAAGTACCTGCGTGAAATGGTGCCCCTGCTCCAGCCCCTGTGGGAAGGCGATGTCGAGCACGACGGCGAGATCTGGAAGTTCCCGTCCTCCACCAGCGTTCCCAAGCCGGTGCAGGCCCGCATGCCGCTATGGATCGCTGCGCGCGACCCCGATTCGCACAAGTTTGCGGTCGCCAATGGCTGCAACGTCATGGTCACGCCGCTCGCCAAAGGGGATGCCGAAGTCGCCGATCTGATAACCAAGTTCGAGGACGCGATCGCCGCCGCACCGCATATCACCGAGCGTCCCAAGATCATGGTGCTCCAGCACGCCCACGTCCACACGGGCGACGACGACTGGCGGGCCGCTGCCGAGGGTATCTCGGTCTTCTTCCGCTCGTTCGGTTCCTGGTTCCTAAACAAGACCCCGCCGGTCAATGGCTTCCAGACCGCAGTGCCGCCGATCAACGCGGAGAGGTTCCCGGAATACGTGCCGGAAACGCTGCGCCGCAACGTGATGATCGGCAAGCCCGCCGAGATGATCGAGCGCCTGAAAAGCTACGAGGCGCTGGGCGTCGACGAGTACAGCATCTGGGTCGATAACAGCCTGTCGTTCGAGGAAAAGCGCGATTCCCTGCGCCTGTTCATCGACGAAGTGCTACCTGCGTTCTCGGAAAACGGCGGCGACTGA
- the ribB gene encoding 3,4-dihydroxy-2-butanone-4-phosphate synthase, translating to MTTSTLANARHAFLATAEEIIDEARNGRMFILVDDEDRENEGDLVIPAQMATPEKINFMARYGKGLICLAMTEGRVRDLGLGLMAPHKDPKDTTRYGTAFTTSIEARVGVTTGISAADRARTIAVAIDGSKGSDEIVTPGHVFPLIAREGGVLVRAGHTEAAVDVARLAGLNPSGVICEIMNDDGTMSRLDDLVAFSQLHGLKVGTIRDLIAYRRRHDNLVEKTAEVRFVSRWGGEWKAITYRNRATDTEQIALVKGPIDPDRPTLVRMHVISTLADIFAGENAGAGVLQRAMETIAQEGSGVVIAINRARNDRFTMALKAQAGTLSPADMDELRDYGVGAMILSDLGIEKMTLLTNTHRTPVALAGYGLSIEGERAVKPAG from the coding sequence ATGACCACATCCACTCTCGCCAACGCGCGCCACGCCTTCCTCGCTACCGCCGAGGAGATCATCGACGAGGCGCGCAACGGCCGCATGTTCATCCTTGTCGACGATGAAGACCGTGAGAACGAGGGCGACCTCGTCATCCCTGCGCAGATGGCCACGCCTGAAAAGATCAACTTCATGGCCCGTTACGGCAAGGGCCTGATCTGCCTCGCAATGACCGAGGGCCGCGTGCGCGACCTTGGGCTGGGTCTGATGGCCCCGCACAAGGATCCCAAGGATACCACCAGGTACGGCACTGCCTTCACCACCTCGATCGAAGCGCGCGTGGGCGTGACGACCGGCATCTCCGCCGCCGACCGCGCCCGTACGATCGCCGTCGCCATCGACGGATCAAAGGGCAGCGACGAAATCGTGACCCCCGGCCACGTATTCCCGCTCATTGCCCGCGAGGGCGGCGTACTGGTACGCGCCGGGCATACCGAGGCGGCGGTCGACGTGGCGAGACTGGCGGGCCTCAATCCCTCGGGCGTGATCTGCGAGATCATGAACGACGACGGCACGATGTCTCGCCTGGATGACCTCGTGGCGTTTTCCCAGCTTCACGGCCTCAAGGTCGGCACCATCCGCGACCTCATCGCCTATCGCCGCCGCCATGATAATCTTGTCGAGAAGACGGCGGAAGTCAGGTTCGTCAGTCGCTGGGGCGGTGAATGGAAGGCGATCACCTATCGCAACCGTGCCACGGATACCGAGCAGATCGCGCTGGTAAAAGGCCCGATCGACCCCGACAGGCCAACGCTGGTGCGGATGCATGTCATCTCGACGCTGGCAGACATCTTCGCCGGGGAGAATGCCGGCGCGGGCGTACTCCAGCGCGCGATGGAAACGATCGCGCAGGAAGGCTCAGGCGTCGTCATCGCCATCAACCGTGCCCGCAACGACCGCTTCACCATGGCGCTGAAGGCGCAAGCAGGAACGCTGTCGCCTGCCGACATGGACGAACTGCGCGACTACGGCGTGGGCGCCATGATCCTGAGCGACCTTGGTATCGAGAAGATGACCCTGCTCACCAACACGCACCGTACGCCGGTGGCGCTGGCGGGCTACGGCCTCTCGATCGAAGGCGAACGCGCGGTCAAGCCGGCGGGCTGA
- a CDS encoding nuclear transport factor 2 family protein — protein MPGEAMVDTRIAGFSSHDGAQAFAKDQCKCSKSIKLRGKTMTVDLEALARDVAYLKDRLAIEDCVHGHARGHDRFDVALMTASYHEDGVDEHGAAAINNGPEYGEWANKIHAQGALLNLHNITTHTCEIEGETAHAESYVLVGLLNPDGETVRFINGRYVDRLEKRDGVWRIALRRCTLDFLIQGDASLLKSPYISAAGYIKGQRDRSDVSYQRPLSLDKDVQRL, from the coding sequence ATGCCCGGCGAAGCGATGGTCGACACACGCATCGCGGGGTTTAGCAGTCATGATGGCGCGCAGGCGTTCGCGAAGGATCAATGCAAATGCAGCAAATCCATTAAACTGAGAGGCAAAACCATGACTGTAGATCTGGAAGCGCTGGCGCGCGACGTAGCCTACCTGAAGGACCGCCTCGCGATCGAGGACTGCGTGCATGGCCATGCACGAGGGCACGACCGGTTCGATGTTGCGCTGATGACCGCGTCCTACCACGAAGACGGTGTCGACGAACACGGCGCTGCCGCCATCAATAACGGCCCCGAGTATGGCGAGTGGGCCAACAAGATCCACGCGCAGGGTGCGCTGCTCAACCTGCACAACATCACGACCCACACCTGCGAAATCGAAGGTGAGACCGCACATGCCGAGAGCTATGTGCTAGTCGGGCTTCTGAACCCCGATGGAGAAACCGTCCGGTTCATCAACGGCCGCTACGTCGACAGGCTGGAAAAGCGGGACGGCGTGTGGCGCATCGCACTGCGCCGTTGTACGCTCGACTTCCTGATCCAGGGTGATGCGTCGCTGCTGAAGTCGCCGTACATTTCGGCGGCGGGCTACATCAAGGGACAGCGTGACCGGAGCGATGTCTCCTACCAGCGCCCGCTCTCGCTTGATAAGGACGTCCAGCGGCTCTGA
- a CDS encoding cytosine permease yields the protein MARAGEAPSASAGAGVIEENSVGFVPLAARHGKVRDLFTLWFTTNIAPLPVVTGAMAVQVYGLPLTWGISAIILGHLVGALVLGACSAQGPQMGLAQMIQSRGQFGRYGALLVVTFATLLYVGFFISNIVLAAKSVHALQPAVGLPVGAVLCALAAAGIGILGYNVIHLLNRVGMWFMGAGLVFAFANLVAAMPSGLWTQGQGSMIGWLAMFSLAAVWHISYACYTSDYSRYLPPSVGIKAPFLASFAGAALGAGASFTLGAVAVAGAPANADPMAIVSGATGMLAPVLMALFVFNIISHNALNIYGAVLSLITMAQTFLASWEPGRKARVVLSTVVLAGCLTVATLSADDFVPRFIGFVIGLMVVLAPWATINIVDFYFIRKGRYDIDSFFRADGGIYGRIDVKATVAYLAGILVQLPFLASSIYTGPLAKALNGLDIGWLIAPVVTAGVYLAMGAARRAEPDAASLAPAE from the coding sequence ATGGCAAGAGCGGGAGAAGCCCCAAGCGCGAGTGCAGGCGCGGGCGTGATCGAGGAAAACAGCGTCGGCTTCGTGCCGCTGGCTGCCCGTCACGGTAAAGTGCGCGACCTGTTCACCCTGTGGTTCACCACCAATATCGCGCCGCTGCCGGTGGTGACCGGGGCGATGGCGGTGCAGGTCTACGGCCTGCCGCTGACCTGGGGAATCTCCGCGATTATCTTGGGGCACCTCGTCGGCGCGCTGGTGCTTGGCGCGTGTTCGGCGCAGGGGCCGCAGATGGGGCTGGCGCAGATGATCCAGAGCCGCGGCCAGTTCGGCCGCTACGGCGCGCTGCTGGTCGTCACTTTCGCCACGCTGCTCTATGTCGGGTTCTTCATCTCCAACATCGTGCTGGCCGCCAAGTCGGTACACGCGCTGCAACCGGCGGTCGGCCTGCCGGTGGGCGCGGTGCTGTGCGCGCTGGCGGCGGCGGGGATCGGCATTCTGGGCTATAACGTCATCCATCTGCTCAACCGGGTGGGCATGTGGTTCATGGGTGCGGGCCTTGTCTTCGCCTTCGCCAACCTGGTCGCTGCCATGCCGAGCGGACTGTGGACGCAGGGGCAGGGCTCGATGATCGGCTGGCTGGCGATGTTCTCGCTCGCGGCGGTCTGGCACATTTCCTACGCCTGCTACACCTCGGACTATTCGCGCTACCTGCCGCCCAGCGTCGGGATCAAGGCGCCGTTCCTCGCCAGTTTCGCAGGCGCCGCTCTGGGCGCAGGCGCATCCTTCACCTTGGGCGCCGTCGCTGTCGCCGGGGCTCCCGCCAATGCCGACCCGATGGCAATCGTCAGCGGGGCGACCGGCATGCTGGCGCCGGTGCTGATGGCGCTGTTCGTGTTCAACATCATCAGCCACAACGCCCTCAACATCTACGGTGCAGTGCTTTCGCTCATCACGATGGCGCAGACGTTCCTGGCTTCGTGGGAACCCGGCCGCAAGGCGCGCGTGGTGCTGTCCACGGTGGTGCTGGCGGGATGCCTGACGGTCGCGACGCTGTCCGCCGACGACTTCGTACCGCGCTTCATCGGTTTCGTCATCGGCCTGATGGTGGTGCTGGCGCCCTGGGCGACGATCAACATCGTCGACTTCTATTTCATCCGTAAAGGCCGCTACGATATCGATTCGTTCTTCCGCGCCGATGGCGGCATCTATGGCCGGATCGACGTGAAGGCGACCGTCGCCTACCTCGCGGGCATCCTTGTCCAGCTCCCGTTCCTGGCCAGCAGCATCTACACCGGTCCGCTCGCCAAGGCGCTGAACGGGCTCGACATCGGCTGGCTCATCGCGCCGGTGGTGACTGCGGGCGTGTACCTCGCAATGGGCGCCGCGCGCCGGGCAGAGCCTGACGCCGCCAGCCTCGCCCCCGCCGAATAA
- a CDS encoding aldehyde dehydrogenase: MTIRKFQMLVDGAWIDAASGRTYESRYPATGEVWSVLPDADEADADRAVRAADAAFRSAAWRGLTATARGKLLRGLGDLVAENAGELAELETQDNGKLIRETRGQLAYLPEFFHYCGGLADKLEGSTLPIDKADMMAFTIHEPLGVVAAIIPWNSPLYLTAIKLAPALAAGNTLVIKPSEHASASILRFAALVEEAGFPAGVVNVVTGLGPSAGAALTRHPLVRRIAFTGGPATARHVIRASAENFAKLSLELGGKSANIVFDDADLESAVNGAVAGIYAASGQSCVAGSRLLVQDGIYDRFVAALTERMARIRIGDPLDPESDMGPMATEHQLGVVETMVDRAREEGAEVLAGGKRHAGRHAGSGGWYYEPTLLACESDQMDVVQNEVFGPVAALMRFRTDAEALALANGTQYALASGVWTRDIGRAHRFVRDVHAGIVWVNTYRAVSAMAPIGGYGASGYGREGGIHSVLDYTELKTVWINLSEQPMGDPFVMR; this comes from the coding sequence ATGACGATACGGAAATTCCAGATGCTGGTGGACGGCGCGTGGATCGACGCCGCTTCCGGACGCACGTATGAATCGCGCTATCCCGCCACCGGCGAAGTCTGGTCGGTCCTGCCCGACGCCGACGAGGCCGACGCCGACCGCGCCGTGCGCGCCGCCGACGCCGCGTTCCGCAGCGCGGCCTGGCGTGGGCTTACCGCCACCGCGCGCGGCAAGCTGCTGCGCGGCCTGGGCGATCTGGTCGCCGAAAACGCGGGCGAACTGGCCGAACTGGAAACGCAGGACAACGGCAAGCTGATCCGCGAAACGCGCGGCCAGCTGGCATACCTGCCGGAATTCTTCCATTACTGCGGCGGCCTGGCGGACAAGCTGGAAGGCAGCACCCTGCCGATCGACAAGGCCGACATGATGGCCTTCACGATCCACGAGCCGCTGGGCGTCGTGGCCGCGATCATCCCTTGGAACAGCCCGCTCTATCTGACCGCGATCAAGCTGGCACCAGCCCTGGCCGCAGGCAACACGCTGGTCATCAAACCTTCGGAACATGCCTCTGCCAGCATCCTGCGCTTTGCCGCTCTGGTCGAGGAAGCGGGTTTTCCGGCGGGCGTGGTCAATGTCGTTACCGGCCTTGGGCCAAGTGCGGGCGCGGCCCTTACCAGACACCCGCTGGTGCGCCGCATCGCCTTCACCGGCGGCCCCGCCACCGCGCGCCACGTCATCCGTGCCAGCGCGGAAAACTTCGCCAAGCTCTCTCTGGAGCTGGGCGGCAAGTCGGCGAACATCGTGTTCGACGACGCCGACCTTGAAAGCGCGGTCAACGGCGCGGTAGCGGGCATCTACGCTGCATCGGGCCAGAGCTGCGTGGCGGGATCGCGCCTGCTGGTGCAGGACGGCATCTACGACCGCTTCGTGGCCGCGCTGACCGAACGCATGGCCCGCATCCGCATCGGCGATCCGCTCGATCCTGAATCCGACATGGGGCCGATGGCGACCGAGCATCAGCTGGGCGTGGTGGAAACCATGGTCGATCGTGCGCGTGAGGAAGGCGCCGAAGTGCTCGCCGGTGGCAAGCGCCATGCAGGCCGTCATGCCGGAAGCGGGGGCTGGTACTACGAGCCGACCCTGCTTGCCTGCGAATCCGATCAGATGGACGTGGTGCAGAACGAAGTCTTCGGCCCGGTCGCCGCGCTCATGCGCTTCAGGACCGACGCCGAGGCGCTGGCCCTTGCCAACGGCACGCAATATGCGCTGGCCTCCGGCGTGTGGACCCGCGACATCGGCCGTGCGCACCGTTTCGTGCGCGATGTTCACGCCGGGATCGTCTGGGTGAACACCTATCGCGCGGTATCGGCCATGGCTCCGATCGGTGGTTATGGCGCCAGCGGCTATGGCCGCGAGGGCGGCATCCACTCCGTGCTCGATTATACCGAACTCAAGACCGTGTGGATCAACCTGTCGGAACAGCCGATGGGCGACCCCTTCGTGATGCGGTGA
- a CDS encoding DUF1330 domain-containing protein yields the protein MPKAYWIARVNVTDPEAYAGYMAIGPAALVAGGGTLLSRGGRSAALEGPQPFERTVVIEFASMEAALACHDSPEYRAARDKRRGAAEVEIVIVEGLDL from the coding sequence ATGCCCAAAGCGTACTGGATCGCACGGGTCAACGTGACCGACCCGGAGGCCTACGCCGGCTACATGGCGATCGGCCCGGCCGCCCTCGTCGCGGGCGGCGGCACGCTGCTTTCGCGCGGCGGCCGGTCGGCCGCGCTCGAAGGGCCGCAGCCTTTCGAGCGCACCGTCGTGATCGAATTCGCGAGCATGGAGGCCGCGCTGGCCTGCCACGATTCCCCCGAATATCGCGCCGCCCGTGACAAACGGCGCGGCGCCGCCGAAGTGGAGATCGTGATTGTCGAAGGACTAGACTTATGA
- a CDS encoding SDR family NAD(P)-dependent oxidoreductase, protein MGEAGKVAIVTGASRGAGKGIAIALGRHGCTVYVTGRSRQAGDHALPGTIYETAEAVTAAGGRGVPVRCDHAVDVEVEAVFAQVEKEHGRLDILVNNAAAIHDELTDPGGFWEKPLKLAGLIDVGVRSGYVASWHAVQMMVRQNTGLIVFTSASGAAHYSMGPAYGAHKASMDKMAFDMASDLRHAGKSVAVVSIWMGALLTDRLKAIIASDREKYGHLDGRCETPEFTGEVIWALSNDPELQALSGSTLVGAQIARDYGITDAGGRIPATAQELHPGLKPLAFHHAVVR, encoded by the coding sequence ATGGGCGAAGCGGGAAAAGTAGCGATAGTGACCGGTGCCAGCCGCGGCGCTGGAAAAGGCATCGCGATCGCGCTGGGCCGCCACGGATGCACCGTTTACGTCACGGGCCGGTCTCGGCAGGCGGGCGACCATGCTCTTCCCGGCACGATCTATGAAACGGCGGAAGCGGTGACGGCAGCGGGGGGGCGCGGCGTGCCTGTGCGATGCGACCACGCTGTCGACGTCGAGGTCGAGGCGGTTTTCGCTCAGGTCGAGAAAGAGCATGGCCGGTTGGACATTCTCGTCAACAACGCAGCCGCCATCCACGATGAGCTTACCGATCCTGGCGGCTTCTGGGAGAAGCCCCTGAAGCTTGCGGGGCTGATCGATGTCGGTGTACGCAGCGGTTACGTCGCGAGTTGGCACGCGGTGCAAATGATGGTTCGCCAGAACACCGGACTGATCGTCTTCACTTCGGCGTCGGGCGCCGCGCATTATTCGATGGGGCCGGCTTACGGCGCCCACAAGGCCAGCATGGACAAGATGGCCTTCGACATGGCGAGCGACTTGCGACACGCGGGCAAGAGTGTCGCGGTTGTCTCCATCTGGATGGGGGCCCTTCTTACCGACAGGCTGAAGGCGATCATCGCGTCGGACCGAGAAAAGTATGGTCATCTCGACGGCCGCTGTGAAACTCCGGAATTCACAGGCGAAGTGATCTGGGCACTCTCCAACGATCCTGAACTGCAAGCCTTGAGCGGCTCGACCCTGGTGGGCGCGCAGATCGCCCGAGATTACGGCATCACTGACGCAGGAGGACGCATACCAGCTACCGCGCAGGAGCTTCATCCCGGCCTCAAGCCATTGGCATTCCATCACGCGGTCGTGCGCTAG
- a CDS encoding TetR/AcrR family transcriptional regulator has translation MPDDASPSAPITRTVRRPRTDSAVTQAAILDAAENLIVEEGYAAVTARRVAARAGLKPPLVHYHFKTTQALLTALYRRGAEQSLQRHASALAQDDPLTAIWQVNAESDRTALGLEFMAMANHHKFIREEIARYAEQIRAIQVATLERYLRERCLQPRPPFGPMALSVMLAAISRSLVMEAGVGIHLGHAEAKAAVAALLENYFIPVRLDTGSAT, from the coding sequence ATGCCCGATGATGCCAGCCCTTCTGCTCCGATAACGCGCACGGTGCGCAGGCCGCGTACAGACAGCGCGGTGACCCAGGCAGCCATTCTCGACGCAGCTGAAAATCTTATCGTCGAAGAGGGCTATGCGGCAGTCACCGCCCGGCGGGTCGCTGCGCGTGCCGGGTTGAAGCCGCCTCTCGTTCATTATCACTTCAAGACCACGCAAGCTCTGCTGACGGCCCTGTACCGCCGGGGAGCAGAGCAAAGCCTTCAGCGGCACGCGTCCGCGCTGGCGCAGGACGATCCTCTTACCGCGATCTGGCAGGTAAACGCCGAAAGCGATCGAACCGCTTTAGGGCTTGAATTCATGGCCATGGCCAATCACCACAAGTTCATTCGCGAGGAGATCGCCCGGTACGCGGAACAGATACGTGCGATACAGGTGGCAACGCTCGAACGATATCTGCGCGAGCGCTGCCTCCAGCCCCGCCCCCCATTCGGACCGATGGCGTTGTCGGTCATGCTGGCCGCCATATCGCGGTCGTTGGTGATGGAAGCTGGTGTTGGCATCCATCTTGGCCATGCCGAGGCAAAGGCGGCGGTGGCCGCGCTCCTCGAAAACTACTTCATCCCGGTCAGGCTCGATACCGGCAGCGCTACTTGA